A stretch of DNA from Odontesthes bonariensis isolate fOdoBon6 chromosome 5, fOdoBon6.hap1, whole genome shotgun sequence:
TGATAGACGACAGGAGTCCTCCAGGCGATCACAGCAGAGCGAGCACCAACCTCACCGGCTTTAACTACTGAGAGAGATGAGAAACCCATGGACGCGTAAGTTTTCTCAGTTAGAACTCACAGCACGAGCAGGCATTTGTTTCCCCCACGGCTTGTAAAAAGTAAGTAGTTGTAATTTTACTTCATGCACTCCTCTGTTACTGACCGTTCGCAGTGGTAAATCTAGTTAAGATTGCCGTGCTCTGAAGACTGTCCTTTTGGCTCAGCACTTTGACCGTATACAGGGTGCCTCTCTGCAGACCTCTCAGCTGATGCTCCACTAAGTTACCTGGCAGCATCACTGTTACTGTCACATTGGGAACTGTggccagacaaaaaaaaacaaccaaacaaaaaaacagtcaaatctgTTATTAGCACTTTGTCAATGGTTGTTTGTCATGTAGCCACACTCACTCTTGGAGGACTCATAGCTGATGATGAAGCGGTCTACTTTCCCCAGGCTTGGTGTCCATTGCAGCACAGCTCTGGTATCTGTTATATTGACGACTTGAAGACGTGTCGGTGGGGCGGGCACTGCAGTCAACAGATAATCCACAGCATATTGGTATCCGTTTTCATATGCCAAGTAGAAAAAAAGTAGCTGTACATAAAGGGAAAGCTAGCTGATAGAGTACCTGTGGTGATTGTGGAAGTGAGTTCATCACTCTGGACCCTGCCACGAGTTGAAGCAACACTGACGATGTAGGATGATCCAGTAGACAACCCAGACAGAACAACGTGAGACTGCAGAGAGTCCACAGTAACAAAGCGGCTTTCTCCTGACAGGATGACCACAAGAATCATATTGAAACAGTTATGACTCACATACAAATGTAGTCGACTTAAGCCTTAAGGTCATTTAGCAGACAATTTTACCCAAAGTGACTTAAAGTGAGAAACAACTTTCAAGCCTCAGTGCAGTAAGAAACACATACTGAATCTGTTCCTAAGAGGATGGGTTGTATTTGTGATTTTAGAAAGATCTGTGTATCTGTATATGAGCATTTTTTGACAGACCTGTAATGGCATTGATGTATGTGACTCTGAAGCCTGTAAGCATGGTCTTTGGTTTGGCCCAGGAAACAGCAAGAGAAGACTCTGTGACATTGCTGAAAACCATCTCTGTGGGTGGCTCGGGGCCTATTAAGAGAAGATAAAGAGATTTATTTTATTAGGTAGCACCTTAGTTGCTCTCTATCTTGACTGTACTATATTTGATAGTGTGGGAATCATGCATAAATATAATACTTTTGTATCAACCTGTGGTTGCTGTTACTCTGTGAATCTTTGATCTTCTGTCAGCTGCAGTTCCATACACATGCAGAACATAGCGCATGTTTGCCCGGAGGTTACTGAACTCCACAGAGCGCACATTGCCAGGGACCACCATAGATACCCTCTTTGTTTCGGCTTTATttcttgatccagcagctttaGCAGAGGAGGAAGTTGTGTTAGTGCTCTCACTGTGTACCTCAGTCGCATTTCTTGCTGCTGACGTCTTGTCCCTTCCAAGAACTTCCTCCTCAAACCCTTCTTGTTCATCTTCATCGCCCTCGGTCCGTGGCTCTCTTCGGATCACGGTGAAGTTCTTGAACATCCCTTGTGGTGATGACCATATGACAGTGAAAGTGTAGGAAGAGATGTTCACAGCCGTCACCGAGCCCAATCCACCAGTCTTCCTGGTGCTTATGCCAGAGCCATGGATAGATGTTTTGTTGTGAAGAAGTTTGGTCCCATCTGATGCCGCTGTGATGGTTGCATTCACCATTGACTGACTCTTCTGTGCAGTTTTCTCTTTCTCAGTCTTGCTAAGAACGACTTTTCTGTTGTCAATAGACTGCACATTTTTACTGTCTGATTTGCTTGTCTTGCTTGGTCTATATTCAGATGACCGAGTAACATTCTTCTCCATCAGTGTAGACTGCTCCAGAGATTCCTTTCCTGTCCTTTCCTGGGTTTTGTTTGTTCTTGTGGCTTTGGAGGGAATGGTCACAGCTCTAGTTGTGCTGTTCATTTTCTTAGATTGGGGTTCATCTTTCAGATGGTCAGATTTGGTGTTTAGTTTTCTGGTGCCATCTCCCTTggactcaggttttagggggacCTTTTTGACTACTGGTTTTCCTTTGCGGACCTCCTCTCGCATTATTCCATTGTACTTTGGAATCTGACcagtggatggatgaatgggtttTGTGGCAACTGAATGAATtctgacatttattttcttgtcaGCAGTGTCTTGTTTCTCCTGTGGTTTTGCAACTCCTGGTTTGGGGTCAGAGGCTTTGACATTAGTGTCAGTCTCATTGGCAGGAGACCCCTTCCTCTGCTTCTGCATATTCTCCTTGTCTTTGTTCACCTTTAGAATCCCTGTCTCTTCTGTTGACTTGGGCTTCCTTTCGACAGCTTCTAAATTTGTAAAATAGAGATTGAGAGTCAGTTAAAGGCCAAATAAAAGAGACATTAAAAGCAACAGTTCAAAATAACACTTACTTCTATTACAGTCTGCACCGTGAGCGCACTGATTGCAGTCAGAACCCATGAATCCTTGTTGGCAGATACATTTTCCCTTCTCACATTCCCCATTACCACTACAGTCATTTGGACAATTTGCAGAACATGGACCTGGGCAGCAACAAGGAGAAACATAATCATAAACCCAATCTGTAATATGACATGTTAGATGTACTTAGATCATGAGTAGGACATACATTTCTCTTTCAGAGAAGACATCTCTCTTTCCAGTCTGGCCACACGTCCTTTGAGCGTTGCCATCTCAGCCTCACAACCCCCAGTGCAGCCCCCAGGCAGCAAGCTGATCTTATGGGTCATCACTAGAGGAGCGCCAGGCTTTAGCTTCAACTCCTGCTCATTCGCGCAGCTCGAGCCACAGCCATTACTGATGACCACCTTGATTGGCTGTGAAGGGGGAGGCTTTTCTCTGCTTGTGCTGCTGGGAGCCTTGATCAAAGAGGTGTGATTTGCAGAGGCTGTGAccttgtttttttctgcagctGAACCACTGGCTGTGCCAGCCTTTGCTGGTGTTGACAGAACAAATTGTCCTTTTGAGACAGGCTTGTCTATGGACTTCACGTCACTGGTGGGGGGAGCATTAGCAACAACAGTCTGATTGACAGAGAATGTGGGCTTGTTTTTGGTGGTTTTACTGCCGCTGGCAGGAGCGGGCTTAATGGATGTTGACTGAACATTTTGAGCCACAGAGGGGGTAGGCTTGTCTTTGGCAGTCCTCCCATCGCTGGTTGATGGAGGTTTTACGGAAGCAGTGTGATTGACAGAGTGTTGGGGTTTGTCTTTGGGGGTTTTAGCACTACTGGCTGAAGGAGCCTTTGTGtattgaacatttggagcttcAGTGGGGGCAGACTTGTCTTTGCTACTCTTAACCTCACGAACTGAGGTTGACTTGTTAGAGATGGTCCCACTAGTCGTTGTAGcttttgctgctgctgatggAGTGGTTTGAATTGCTACAGGGCTGGGCCTGCTTTTGGTGGCTGCTGTAGCATGGACCCTTGAGGGTCTCTGATGGGAGGCTGCAGTGGGTAAAACTGTGTGATTGACTGTGTTTGGCTTTAGGGTGGGGTGAAGGATCTGTTTGGAAGGGGCGGCAGTGGTTTTTGGTTTCGAAAGGGTGAAAACGGCATGGGCATTGGTCACGTCGCTTCCTGCGGCATCTCTCTTCTCATTGGTCGTGGTTTGAAAGGAGGGAAATGGGGTGAGAAGGAGGAGAAGTCCTAAAGTAAACAGCATTTTGAGACAGCAGCTGCGGCCAGTGATGGAATTGCTTTTGGAGGATCTGTGTATTGGTAACTGTAAAAATTATGAGCTCCTTTCTCAATACCTCTGGGAGCAGTTGCAAGGGGGGACTTTGCCAGCTCACTCCtagagatagaaaaaaaaaagaaatatctaaATTACGACTGAGGAAATTTTATACCAAGTGACAAGAAGTTTTTTAGTGTGTTTGAGTATTTGAGTGCCAAGCAGTCCTTAACTAAGCACAGGTGCTCTTATCAGAACTGGCCAGCTACATATTCACAGAGTTCCTTTTCATATTCATTGGATAAGGTATCTACTCAGAAACTACTCTTGTATAAGTCtcgatttcctttttttttgtgctttgctTTAAAGCATATTGGAATGACCTGGTATAGAGCAGAATATTTCATTGTGGAAAGAATTTGAGCTTTGCATCTTATACTATACatatctatttttcttttaaatgtcactGTTTGTTAAACTTTCTCAATCGAAGTTTACTTCAGAGTCATTTTGTAGATTCAAGACATTTTTCAACTGAATGTTAACAGAAGTATATTTAGGGTGCTAAATACAgtaacacactttttttttaaaatgcagaTGAAATTAGAGTAATCTAATATACATTCAAAAATCGCTGCAGTGTTTCAACAGCTTGCCAAAACAAGTAAAATCTAAATTAGCAGGAAGGAAGAGGGTCGCTTGAGCGTGGAATCCAGAGCTAGTGGGTCTATGCAGAGAGGTAACAGAGCCTCACTGTACAGAACTGTGGGACACTGTGCCATTCAGGGTACAGAAGGTTGTGGTACAAAATCCGTTAAACCCACAACTAAAAAAACACTCTAAGAAATATTTCCAGCCTCAGTTTTAAATGTGCCGAAGATCCAAATAAGCCTGCAGCAGATACATACACCACAATGATTCATTGCACAACAACTCAAAACTTGATGTTATACCCTGAAAGCATACAATTTTGACAGAATGAAAAATTATTAACACTTAGACGAACTGAAAGAAATATTCTAGAATTGCAACTTACTGTGTGCAACAGAAACTGCGCTCGCTGTAAGAATACAAGACACTTTGAATTGCAACTACAACAAAGTTCAGTGTCACACAAAAGCGCTCAAAACCAACTGTACTCATTCAAAGCTCAAAGAAAATGTCCTGCCCTAAAAGGCAGGAAGATTTGAAAGAAAGCTAA
This window harbors:
- the tnxba gene encoding tenascin, producing MTHKISLLPGGCTGGCEAEMATLKGRVARLEREMSSLKEKCPCSANCPNDCSGNGECEKGKCICQQGFMGSDCNQCAHGADCNRKAVERKPKSTEETGILKVNKDKENMQKQRKGSPANETDTNVKASDPKPGVAKPQEKQDTADKKINVRIHSVATKPIHPSTGQIPKYNGIMREEVRKGKPVVKKVPLKPESKGDGTRKLNTKSDHLKDEPQSKKMNSTTRAVTIPSKATRTNKTQERTGKESLEQSTLMEKNVTRSSEYRPSKTSKSDSKNVQSIDNRKVVLSKTEKEKTAQKSQSMVNATITAASDGTKLLHNKTSIHGSGISTRKTGGLGSVTAVNISSYTFTVIWSSPQGMFKNFTVIRREPRTEGDEDEQEGFEEEVLGRDKTSAARNATEVHSESTNTTSSSAKAAGSRNKAETKRVSMVVPGNVRSVEFSNLRANMRYVLHVYGTAADRRSKIHRVTATTGPEPPTEMVFSNVTESSLAVSWAKPKTMLTGFRVTYINAITGESRFVTVDSLQSHVVLSGLSTGSSYIVSVASTRGRVQSDELTSTITTVPAPPTRLQVVNITDTRAVLQWTPSLGKVDRFIISYESSKIPNVTVTVMLPGNLVEHQLRGLQRGTLYTVKVLSQKDSLQSTAILTRFTTANVVKAGEVGARSAVIAWRTPVVYHSYRVIYQVAGEETKEVILEPTVTQYKLKGLLPTSRYIVVVQGEKNGHYTSVVTSEFITGKLRFPFPTECSQELLNGALQSGEVDIYPQGKDGGAVRVYCDMETDGGGWTVFQRRMNGKADFYRTWNEYKAGFGNLSEEFWLGNELLHKLTGVGPVSLRVDMRSENETAYAHYANFSIASEDRNYPLKVSGYTGTAGDSMTYHNGRPFSARDKNPDPVGIHCAKAYMGGWWYKNCYKTNLNGLYGINSNNQGVVWIDWKGKDFSIPFTEMKFRPSRFSPTTHG